The genomic segment AGATCTCAACTATTCCGTTATAAAGTCCTCCTTCCGTCAGATCGTGCATGGCGTGGATCCCCTCCATCTCACGTATCGCTCTGGCCTCCCTCACCGCCGATATCCCGGGCTCGAAGAGCATCCTTTTGGCCTTTTCGATCACCTCAGGTGGGATGCGGCCTGAAAGCTCCTTTCCCCTCTCACGGGCGATGATAGAGGTGGCCTCTATGGCGGGCCTCTTGCTCATCAGCAGGAGGTCCCCCGGACGGGCGCCTGAGGAGGTTATCGGTGGACGATCGAGCTTCCCGATCATCGTACCGACGGCTATGGGTCGATCGAGACCGGCGGTCACCTCGGTATGACCCCCACAGAAAGTGATGTCGAATTGCAGGCATGCCTTTGCGATCTGTTGTGCGATCGAGGTCACCGTCTCCCGCGTCGTTCTGTGCTCAGGTAGGAGCAGGGTGGCGAGCATCCATCTGGGATCTGCCCCCATGCTCGCCACATCGTTGGCGTTGACGCACACCAGATACCATCCTATGGCATCGGTGGC from the Candidatus Poribacteria bacterium genome contains:
- a CDS encoding AIR synthase family protein, with the protein product MASDGMILPVGKLPLDLLSKVIDEVGEAARDPDLIVGPGIGEDAAVVRLAGEMMVLKTDPITFATDAIGWYLVCVNANDVASMGADPRWMLATLLLPEHRTTRETVTSIAQQIAKACLQFDITFCGGHTEVTAGLDRPIAVGTMIGKLDRPPITSSGARPGDLLLMSKRPAIEATSIIARERGKELSGRIPPEVIEKAKRMLFEPGISAVREARAIREMEGIHAMHDLTEGGLYNGIVEICIRSKVNAIVYPEKIKLYPETERLCRIFNIDPLGAISSGSLLTAVSPDQVDEILEAVRSAGVECDVIGEFTEGEGEAYIKDRYGIRPIRYLESDEITKI